Part of the Emys orbicularis isolate rEmyOrb1 chromosome 10, rEmyOrb1.hap1, whole genome shotgun sequence genome is shown below.
CACTAGCCACTCCAGAACCACATCAGTATCAGAGAGGCTTACACGGAGCATTACCCAGTACCATCTCCCTgtgaaggggaaggaaggagggtctACGGGTCAGGGCAATAGCTTGGGACTCTGGAAACCAGGGGTCAATTCCCTTATCTACCagactctgtgtgaccttgggcaagtcacttaatgtgtctgtgcctcagttccccctctgtaaaataggaTTAACAGCACTGCCCCACCTCACAGCAgtcttgtgaggtgctcagatattatggtgatagaGACCATAAGTACCTAAAACAGACACAAACAGCCACATGCCCAGGTTATTGCTCCTAGATTCCCAGCTGAGATTGGAACGGAGGGCTAGGGGACAGCTGGTCCTTCCCACTCATCTTTACTGAGAGGaagtggcagctccccaccaaaGGAACTGGGGGAGGTAAGATACTCCCAGAAGCAGTAGAAAGATGCTCTGGTGTTTTCCAATATTAGGGAAGGGAGGGGACTTCTTTAGCAGAGTGAAAACTAAGAGAGACTGTGagctcagcacaatggggccccaatgctgactggagtgtctggaTGATATTGTAATATACATAAAATTCAGACTACCTGGCTGAGGAACCCTCTCCTCAAGGGAAGGGGTGGCGCATTTATAGCTAGATTGGACACCATGCTAGTAACTGTATAATAGGGCCCAACCCCCTGGGGTTGGACAGTATGGACTCCTACATGTTGAATTATAAAGGCCCCAGGTTGCAGTGGTATATATGTTAGCAGGGGCAGATTCAGCCATTTTCCTGAGGCTCTCAGGTGTGAGATTGGGGGGAATCCATTTGACTCCCCAGATAGACTACATGGCTCTTTTCACAGTCACTGGGATAGGAGGGGTTAGTCTAGTGAAGGAGGCTGGGCACTCTGGTGTTTCCAGCTGGCAGCACATGGGGAAGTAACACACAGGCTCCAGCTCAGAGTGTGCTCGTCCTCTTCCGAGCAAACACAGCCGACATGCTTTTGACAATGCTGCGGATCCCAGTGCCCTTCTTCAGTGCCAGCTTGGCCTCGCAGATGCGCTCCGCCAGCCCCTGGAAGACCATGAGTGCCCCATGATAGGCCTCAGCTGCAGAGACCTCATAGAACTCGCAGTCCATGGAGAGCGCCAGGAGCCGGCCCTCCTCACTGGAGACCGCCCGCCGGTGGTGCAGGTCCCGCTTGTTGCCCACGATGACGATGGGCACCTTCTCCTGGCTTAGAGCCTCCTTGGCTGCcttgatgacctggactttgGGGCGCAGCACGCTGAAGCTGGCATGGTCGCAGATGCTGTAGACCAGGATGAAGCCATCTGCCCACTGGAGTCGCTTTTCCTTGGCAGAGCTCTCATCCAGCCGGTCCTAGGGAAGGCgagatgggacaggaagatgGGGTGGAGTTTGATAAATGAGTGAGTCTCTGGGGAGGATGTTAGTGCTGACAAAGGTCACACAATCATCTGGCTGGGCTGGAAACGGAAGCTCCTACGCTCCCCTTTAAACAACATACAGGTCAACTGCAGCTGGGTAGTAACCCTGCCAGTCACATCAACCCCGATCTGGAAACACCAGCTGCAAGAGGAGAGAGACTGGTTCTGGTCTTGGCCAGCACAGGGCCACAAACTAGACTGGCACCCATAACCCAAAGGTAAAGATTTTATCACCTAACCTACACCCAAACCCAGCCACCTCCAactcccaggaggggtggggaggggcccttTCACCAGTTTGGTTCAAGGAGGCTGTGCTTGCACCTAGCAACAACTTACTGCCCTTCTGTGCAAAGCATCCAGGCTCAAGAGCAGCTGGAGGCTTCTGACTCCATGCTGGCAGAGATGCAGCACACCCCGTCTTTGGACAGGCAGTCACATCCTCCCCAGGGAGGAACACTCGAGTGGGCAGAAGAGAacagggaaggtgggggggaaatgagaaGAGCAACAACCTCCGAGtaaagggaaggggagaagcgATACCTGGCAGAGCCCACCAAGGCTAGGCCAGAACCCTTTGGAAGAGACTAGAGTCAGGCTTACTATCCTCACCTCGCATCGCATGGAGCAAAGAGGGCTTTTAGCTGCAGGTTATACGAGTTTGGCGTTCTCAGCTTAGGACCTCACTTGGAACTCCCTGCCACGTCCACTGAACCagtacgggggtgggggggggcattcaGTCAGGTCGAGTACTGAGCTAGCTGCTGCTTCATCCCCTTTCTTTCCCATTGGGGACTAGTGGAGCAGGGTGGCAAGTCCTGCACGGGTGCTAGCCTGGGAATACAGTCTTTGCTGTCCCAAGGCCTTTACCCTCCAGCTGGAAGCATGAGAGAGGCCCCATCCCTGCAAGCTGCCCACTTGCCAGCTGGTTGGCCCAAAGGTTAGTCATGGTTGGGGAGAGTCGGAAGCAGGGGTTACAGTCTGGCTGATGCTTCAAGTCCATGGTTTGTCTTTGGGTTTTCTTAGCTAGGGGAATAGTTTTCCCTTGGGGCAAGAATGtgagacagcagcagcagaggccccTCACCTGTGAACAGGGGACGTCCCATATGTGGACGTGGATCTCTCTGCCCTCCATTGCCAGGCTGTGGCTGTAGATGAATTCTGCCAAAAGGCACAAAGATCACTGCATGTATCGATCACAGACAACCAGAGAGCCGTGTCCTCTCGATGacaaccctgccacccactgcctccctgctgcacacacaccctcccctccaGGTGGGACATCAGCCTCCAGGGCGCTAGGACCACGGCCTTTGTGCTGTACATAAGGCACCAGCCACACCTAGCATGTTGGCATTCAGCCAGAGAGTCTGCCATCCAGTAACCCAACCTGCCGGGGTGTCCATCTCCCTCCTGTCCTTCAGTCAGTGCACTTGCACCTGTGTCCCCACTAGCTGCCCCACACGGGTCACACAGGAGCCCCTCACATCTCTACAAGAAACGCTTCTAAATGCACAAACTGGTTCCAATGAGTAGATTTAACCCTTAAGCCTGCAGGTAGCAGGCAAGAGCCCTGGAGAGGAAAAGAGGGGGCTCAGGAAACAGCCAAATCCCACACAGAGAACCAGTCACGCAAATCAGGACTTTTCCAAATTGGTAAATTCACACCCCACAAGGACAAGGGGAAGTTAACACGCAAGCCCCCAGCATGGCACTCACCCATGTCTCCATATTCCCCGATGAATCGCCTGGTAAGGAAACGCACCGTCAAGGCTACAAAGAAGAGAACGGGGGAGGAGGGCAACCTAAggatttaaaatgacatttttttcttcccttgcaAACCCAAGCGGAGCGATTACTACCCTGAGCCCAGCTCAGCGCCAGCCACAGCCTGGTGTGGACAGCCTGCTCTGCAATGGAGCCATCTCTCCATTTCTGTCTCCATTAAACTCTCACTGAGCTGTGGGTGAACAATCTCTGTATGTTATTTCACACATTGTCCAACCAGCAAGTTTGCTAAGAAAGGATGAATAGATCAGGAACTCTCCCAAACCAGCATTTCAATGGACTGCAACCGACTAGGAAGCATTTTCACTTACAGAACATACCCATCATGAAACTCTCTTGTTGTCTCAGAGGATGCGCTCTGCTTTCCCACTTGGAATCACAGCTGTTTGAGATGGAATAGACCAAACAGGTCCCATCTCAGCTGTCTTTTGGCTatggcaggattgttccctacagcgtATTCTCCAAGCTTCGTCCAGTTCGATTTTAAAAGTCCCTAAGATCTAGCTCACAGTCATAtcccttcccctgggggagctttccccagctccagggatcTCCCAGCTAGGAAGTTTTCCATGTTCTCCCTGCTCTTCCTTTGGTGATTAAAGTTCTCACCTGATTTGCCCACGCTGTCTGCTCCCATAACTAGCACATTCGCTTCCATTTTCAGCGTGGTGGGATTGGACACCTCCATCAAGGGCTGGTGGTCTGGGGTGAAGCTGGCACTTCTGCGCAGAGCGATTCAGAGAACCGTTtgtagatctctctctctcagcagagtctgtctgtctgtctgccagtCCTCTCCACTGTTAGAGGTAGAATGACTCCCGTCTCTTCCTATTCTAGCCCTCACTGAGGGAGTAATCTGCATGGGCCATACCATTCCCAACGGTTGCAGGGGGTGACACACCAAGAGCGACAGACCTAACCATTCATTGTAAGATTCCCAAGATTAAAAAATCCCAACTTTGATACCAATCAAATCATCCTAAAAGAAAGACCCCAAACCTGACCCTGCAGTaatggagggctggggggagcctgaTGGGGCTAAAGAGTGTCTGACTTCAGCAGCTGTTCTCCAAACCATGTCCTATAGTGGATCCTCGGCTGAGCAGGCTGCCAGCTCCTTCCATGCATTGGGCATGTCACTTGGAAGGACAATCCATCCATGGTACCTCACCCAGCAAGCATCACAGGGCTGCATTCTTCCCACTTTGCTCTTACAGGATGAATTATGGGGTTTCTGATGAGGAAGGCAGgtatgtttccccccccccctcataacTCCGCTAAGCCACCTTGATCTTGACCTGCAgcacccctgctattccagtgctccccgcccccagctctgctgatacaTCTGTTATGACATGCAGCTCCCTACTCCTGTTCCAGTCTGCCGccaactccccgcccccccaacacgCACACTTCATTCCTGACTATAACACTCCCTGACCTAGTCTGTCGCACAAGCAGGGACTTCTAATTGTGCTGTTATGTGCAATGACTCTGTGATGTGGCCAAACACTCACTAGTTGAGATCACCAAGCTCATTTCACTTGTGACATGAGCACAATTAACCccgttgtccagagcggtcattCAGCCTGTGACTCCCGCCCATGACCTCTCACCAGGGCCGAGAATGAGGGGATTTGTACTGGCTGAGCGGACTCCCagacccctgtcagggatggcaaATTGAGGAGGTGTCTTTGTGCCAATCTCACCCACGTCGCCCCTCCTCAGTCCACAAGGCTGCCTTGCCCAGCACTCTCACCATGTCACCTCCACCTCCTTGActtcctccactggctccccctcctCTACTGCACCAACTTCAAGCTTCTTGCCCCAACCCTTCAGGGCCCTTCACAACTCTGCCCTTCGCTGTTGGCATCGCATCAGCTCCTGGCCCCTCTCCCCAAGCCACaccacccccagcctggcacaCCCCATCCCAAGGGGGTGGCTGGGTTGGGGGAGCTGATGACCCTGGTTGGAATAGGATGGTGGCAGGGCTTGGTGggggttggcagagctggggaggggatggCACGGATAGGGGGCTGATGACTCTTGTAGGGGAATGGCAGGACTGTGGGGATGATACCCCTGGTTGGGGAGGGGTGGCAGGAATAGGGGGTGTCTGATGATGCTGgttgggggtggcagggctggtgtgtgtgtgataaccctggttggggaggggtggcaggagtggaggggaggaggatgtCTGATGATGcggtggggggtggcagggctggtgggggtTATAACCCTGGTTGGGGAGGAGTGGCAGGACTGGGAAGGATGATGACACTggttggggtgtgtggcagggctgggggaagctgaTGATACTGATTGAGGTGGCAGGatggggggggagctgatgaCCCTGAAggatggcagggctggggggggggggggggggctgaagaccctggtgggggggtggcaggactggggggtgggggatgatgACCCTGGAGAGGGATggtagggctggaggggggggctgcagaccctgggggggggggggatgatgacCCTGGGGGGTAGCAGGACTGGTGGGTGAGGGAGTTGATGATGCTGGAGAGGGATGGCAGGACTGGGGGGTCAGGCCCCTGGCGGATGATGACCCTGGGGGTGTAGCAggactggggagtggggaggatgaTGACCCTGAGAGGGATGGCAGGGCTGGAGGGCGGGGACTGAAGACCCGGGCAGGGGGGTGGcaggattggggggtgggggatgatgACCCTGGAGAGGGATggcaggactgggggggcagGCCCCTGGCAGGTGAtgaccctgggggtgggggtagcagGGTAGGGGGTGGGTGGCAGGACTGGGGGGTCAGGCCCCCGGTGGGTgatgaccctggggggggggaggtagcagggctaggggaggggggctgatgaCCCTGGGAGGgatggcagggctggagggggggggggggccttacGGGTGATGACCCTGGGGGGttagcagggcggggggggggggctgatgctGCTGGAGAGggatggcagggctggggggcaggcccctGGTGGGTGATGACCCTGGGGGCGGGGgtagcagggcagggggtgggtggcagGACTGGGGGGTCAGGCCCCTGGCAGGTGATGACCCTGGGGGGGGGTAGCAGGGCGGTGTGGGGGGGTGGCTGATGACCCTGGCGAGggatggcagggctgggggggcaggcccCTGGCGGGTGATGACCCTGGGGGTGTAGCAggactgggggatggggggggtgatGACCCTGAGAGGgatggcagggctggagggtggggACTGAAGACCTGGGCAGGGGGGTggcaggactggggggtgggggatgatgACCCTGGAGAGGGATGGCCTGGCGAGTGATGACCCTGGGGGGttagcagggcgggggggggggctgatgctGCTGGAGAGggatggcagggctggggggtcaggCCCCTGGCGGGTGATGACCCGGGGGGGGTAGCAGGGCGGTGTGGGGGGGTGGCTGATGACCCTGGCGAGggatggcagggctgggggggcaggcccCTGGCGGGTGATGACCCTGGGGGTGTAGCAggactgggggatgggggggggtgatGACCCTGAGAGGgatggcagggctggagggtggggACTGAAGACCTGGGCAGGGGGGTggcaggactggggggtgggggatgatgACCCTGGAGAGGGATGGCCTGGCGAGTGATGACCCTGGGGGGTTAGGGGttagcagggcgggggggggggctgatgctGCTGGAGAGggatggcagggctgggggggcaggcccCTGGCGGATGATGAccctgggggggggtggcagggctggggggctgatGACGCTGGAGTCGGACTCTGCGGGGGGATCATGTCGATGCCCTGGCCGGAAGGCAGGACGGGGACACTGGCCCTAGCACGGGCCGGGCTGGCGGAGTTGACGCCCCTAGTGGGGGCGGCGCTAGCGGGGCGGGACGGGACTCGAGACCCCCCATCCCGGGGCGCGCGCCTGACGCCATCCCCGTGCGCCAGGCCCCTCCGCCCGGCCTGGGGCTTGTTATTGTCCGGCCGGCTCGCGGGGTGAGTGCgggggctgcctgggctcagcgCCGCGGGGCGGGGCTTCCCTGGGGCGCTCGGTGACCCCCTCCCTGGGGCTCAGCCCGGTACCCCGTCATGCCCAGCACCCTAGGGGGCTCAGTGCCCTGCGATGGGGGTACGGGCCCAGCATGGTACACCCACCACCCCAGGATCCATTGgcatcaccccacccccccgccactgccctgGAATCAGTGTGGTGACCCTCGTCTCCCACCTCGCTCTCCCATCTGGAGGGACTCAGGGCACCCCTCCTGTCTCCAGCTGGCTCAGTGGGGCagcacttccccccaccctcccgaaGCCCCTGGGGAGATTTAAGGGTCTGTGTGTACCTGCGGGGGTGGGGATTTGCTAGGGCCCTGGGTAGTTATGGAGAGTGCTGCCCTCCTGGTTAGTGGTGGTGCCCAGAGGCCTTGGTAGGTGGCACCAAGAGGCACAGATGACCAGTTGTGCCCATGTCCCCAGCCTATCCCCATTTTAATCAgatgagtgggggaagggagtgacCCACATGTCACCAGGACAGAGTCAAGGTGAAGTGGATGAACTCCAGGGACGGGAGGCATCGTTCAGGCTgtgcctggggagctggaggAGATTCACAATGGGGAAATGCAGACTGACTATGGGGATAAAGTCCTGGCTCTGGGGTTGAGCTGGCTGGGGAATGGCCCCCCAAGAAATGTGTGGGAGCTCCAAAACTAAAGGATGTGTGAAACAAGACTGGATAAAGCTCTAGTAAATGTACAGTAGGTCTTAGCCCTGCACCGACACCGGGTAGCTGGATCCGGGTATttttccagctccactctgcatCCCTCAATCAGATCATCAGGAACCTTTCTCGATGGTTGCTCAGAGGCAATTGCTGGCGTGAATCTACATTAACCCAGCGTCTCTCCTTACAGCATGTGGGCAGAGAGATGGTGCCGGCACCTGACTTGGGGCTCTCCTGACTTTGCTGCGATTGCTGACCATGGGTCTGAAAGCTGAGGCCCAGCCTCGAGCTGAGGAGACTCCCGTCAGAGTGGCTGTGCGCATTCGACCCCTGCTGCCCAAGGAGCTGTTGCACGGACACGAGGCCTGCCTGCATGGAGACCCAGAGACCAACGAGGTGACCCTGGGGCGTAACCGCCATTTCCACTTTGATGCTGTCTTCACTGAATCCTCAAACCAGGAGTCGGTGTATGGCGCCTGCGTGCAGCCGCTGGTCGAGGCCTTCTTTGAAGGCTTCAACGTTACTGTGTTTGCTTATGGCCAGACAGGCTCGGGCAAAACCTACACCATTGGGGAAGCAAGTGTCTGTGAGTATCTGGAGAAGTAGCACCTTCCTAGTCTTGTCCCCCCTTGATGCATGTGTAGCAATGGTTCCCTCCTCCATCCACTGCCCAGAGCCTGGTTGTGAGCAGGGCAGATGGGACTTCTTGGGCTAGTTTAGTAATAATAGCATGAAAAGCTGGTGATAGTGCAACCTCAAGGCTAAGAAATGAAGCAGGCAAAAATTTGAGGAAATTCGAAGGCTCCTCAGCTTGTCCTGCACCTGTACCAAGAGAGGACGCATCTCTTTCTGGTGCCCAGTTGATAGTAAGCCTTTACGTTTAGCTGCAAAACTAGACACTGCACATACATAGTATTTTTCTGTGTCTGATGTAATATTCCCATAGGAACCTGATGTAACTTTTGCAAAACTATTCATCCACTGGCTTGAGATCAATAACTGTGTTTGAGCAGCCCATGAAGTATGGTTGCCACTTGGTTATCTTGGGAAGGTCAAGCAAGGAGATTGTTTTGTGATTTTTCTAAGGGTGTCTTCACCTTTGACTTCCCTGAGCCTTGCTTCCTTTATTTCTCAGAGCTGTTCTACACTaaaaacttacatcagcatagctacatctctcggagtgtgaaaaatccacacccctcagaGATGCCGACCTAACCCACAGTATGGACAgtgttaggtcaatggaagaattcttccatcaatctagctactgcctctcagggaggtggattaactagacCGATGGGAGAAACCCTCCCGccgctgtagcaagtgtctatgctgaagtgctacagcagtactGCTATAGCTGTTTAAGTGTAACATACCCTAATTCAGCCTTAACAGAAGgagttttgcatttaatttcattgtaggtttttgttgttgcaatttcctttttccccttttcttgaGCTTCTGCTGTTCAGTTCCCATAAATGCTTTTACACTGAAGGGTTGGCTGTTTTGGTACCTAAGGCTCCTTAAAATAtttactgtgcatgtgcagaaagATAGCTATAAAAATACCAAATTGCTTTTATGTGTTCAAGTTTGGCTTGACTTCTTCTTTTGCAGTTAGGAGTCTTCATGCCAAGTTTGAGGCTTATAACTTCAGATGGTTTGGGAAGAtggaggaccccccccccccccaaaatcaatgtaaaacttaatttaatttaaagaaattCTCAGCCcagaagaactttttttttttattggagaaAGTTCTGAGCGGTGCTGGATTCAAAGGCAATCACATTTCAGCCTCAGCCATAATGGTTGCGACCTACAGATATTATAATTTACTTTTCTCTCCTTAAGAGAGCACTTTACAACTCCATACATGCAGTGCCTCCAGACACAAGGGCGAGTGCAGAAACAGTGAGGACATGGGCATAGTTTGGCTGTGGGAACACTCACACCCAGGTTAGGTTAACTGTactgtgaagacataccctaagatgcaCTATCTCTGGGTGAAGGGCAGCAGGAATGCAACAGTGGGTTGAGGGGAATTTTGGACAAGGACCCTAGGACCTCCTATGAGAAGTGCTCCTTGGGGCCTTTAATATGGACCCTCACTGCTGAGCACACGGGATGGTGTGAGGCTGGTCCCTGTGGCATACTGTCCTTGCGGCATGAGATGTGCTCTGCTTTGATTGCCCCCTGCTGCACACCACACTGGAGTTGGCTCTCTGGGCATCCACTGCTTCTGATGATtgtgtctgtctctccctgcCAGCTTCTATCAATGAGGATGAGCAGGGCATCATCCCACGTGCCATGGCGGAGACCTTCAAACTCATTGATGAGAATGACCTGATTGACTACACAGTCAGAGTCTCCTACCTGGAGGTGTATAAGGAGGAGTTCCAGGACCTGCTGCAAGTGGAAACGGCCAGCAAGGACATCCAGATCCGTGAGGACGACAAGGGCAATATTGGTACATGTGACTGCTCTTAGACTCCCCTCCTGGACTGACTCCCGTGGCCAGGGCTGGACGCGTGTTCCTGCAAAGCAGTGCACCTTGCTTCTGCCCTGACAAAGAAGCGATTGCCTCCATTACTCTCCCCCAGTCCTTACTCTGAAACTTATGAATGGTGACCACGGCTGGGACTCAGGTTTTTGGCTACTATAGCATGCAGTTACTGAATACGGGGCATAACATGTGCTCTGACTGGGGGGTCCCAGCTGTGAGGCTTTATCTAAGGGCCTTTTTTTCCAAATGTGGGTGGAGCAACATCCCTTCCAACatcttcagtaactcagctgtACAGGTCCCCTGGGGCTGGAAATGCATTTCACAGGTGGCCATTTAACGTGGGGGCAAAAGGAAGTCTCCTGGCGCCTGAGATCTCACTCGCTGTCCATGCAGCTGACTTTGGCTAGCAGGCTCTGCTGAACAGTACAAGGAGAGCTTTCCTATAGCCCCATCGGCACTGGGCTCTCACCTTTGAACACTAGCCACATGCCCAGTAGTTACCTTATGCACAGAAAGTAATTGTGGCCAAACAAACCCACACTAGCCTTGGGGTGGGTTCCCTGTCTTGTAGGGGCAGCTCCGGATTACATATTCTCTTAGGCTAGTGGAATATTTGAAGGGCATTTGGCATTGCTAGGACAATATTGGATGAGACACCAGCCTTAGTTCAGTGCTGCTCTGCTGCCTGGTGTCTCTGGTCCGTTCCCTCTGAAATTCCTGGGTTCCAGCGGCACCATGTGATGGTGAGGGCAGCAGTCGGCATGGAAGGGGTCTAAAGGGACGCCCTCGGGGTGCAGGTCTCCATTTTCAGCAACACTTGAGATTTGTGGCCCCTCGCCTTTCTCAGGCACCGTCGGCTCTGAGAAGCTCAGCCGGGGTATGCTGTGGAGGCCTCCAAAGGGATTATATGCGATCGGGACCAACATTTCAGTCCTGGGGCTGTTCCCAAGGGTAGCTAAGCAACCTCATTTTTCTGCTACGCTACATCTGTGCTACACCCATTATTTATTTGGTGAGGCTGGGGTGGAAGGGTTTGTCCCCCAAACAAATGAGCCAGCGTTGGTTGCTTAAAATAGATGCCTATGGCTGAATGCGGGGGCGTGGCCCATGATGAATTAGCTGGGTGTACAGTCTGGCCCTTtcaagcaaccctacaataacaaaccggTGTACCCTGCTGACTGGAGGAAAACCCTTTGGGTAGGAAACAGATTTCCCTTCTGAGAGTCCCAACTGCCCTTCCACCCCCGCTGAACATCCTAGCTGTCTTTGTGTGGCTTACCCTGGCAGTGTGTGAGTATCCATTCCAGCGCCGTCACTGCCGTGTTTGTCTCGTTGCAGTGCTGTATGGGGTGAAGGAAACAGAAGTGGAGGGGCTGGATGAGGTCCTGAGcctgctggaaatgggcaacaCGGTCAAGCACACGGGAGCCACCCACATCAACACACAGTCGAGCCGTTCGCACACCATCTTCACAGTAACCATGGAGCAGCGGCGCGGTGCTGGCCGGCTCACCCACCTCACCCTCCACGACAGGGCCTCAGTTCCGGCCTCCGGCCAAGTCCTGGCTTCCAAATTCCACTTTGTGGACCTAGCGGGCTCAGAGCGGGTGGTGAAGACTGGAAACACAGGGGAGCGCCTGAAGGAGAGTATCCAGATCAACAGTGGTCTGCTGGCTCTGGGCAATGTGATCAGCGCCTTGGGAGACCCCCGCAGGAAATGCAGCCACATTCCCTACAGGGATTCCAAAATCACCAGGTACCCCATGGTGCCTGGCCACCCACATCACTCTGCTCATCTGGCTGGTGCTCTCTTAGCCCCGTAGCAAGGACACCAGCCTTCTTTACTCCTTCCCAGCATGCCGAGGGGTTTGGCTGGGTCTTGGCCACCCTTGCCCAGTCAGGGTTGGTGGCTGCCACAGTTGAATTTGCCAGGTCTCTTGTCCCTGCTGCTCTCACTTGGAGGC
Proteins encoded:
- the LOC135885091 gene encoding ras-related and estrogen-regulated growth inhibitor-like protein, producing LRRSASFTPDHQPLMEVSNPTTLKMEANVLVMGADSVGKSALTVRFLTRRFIGEYGDMEFIYSHSLAMEGREIHVHIWDVPCSQDRLDESSAKEKRLQWADGFILVYSICDHASFSVLRPKVQVIKAAKEALSQEKVPIVIVGNKRDLHHRRAVSSEEGRLLALSMDCEFYEVSAAEAYHGALMVFQGLAERICEAKLALKKGTGIRSIVKSMSAVFARKRTSTL